A region of uncultured Carboxylicivirga sp. DNA encodes the following proteins:
- a CDS encoding LapA family protein gives MKKTFWIATAFAIILVIFSVQNAKEVTVKFFFEDVSISLAVLLISVFIFGAITGASYFFFWKRKERKKDKLTSEADQQTINETTE, from the coding sequence AAAAAACATTTTGGATTGCCACAGCTTTTGCAATCATTCTGGTTATTTTCTCTGTTCAAAATGCAAAAGAAGTTACTGTTAAATTCTTTTTTGAAGATGTTTCCATATCGCTTGCTGTATTGTTAATATCAGTTTTTATCTTTGGCGCCATTACCGGAGCATCGTATTTCTTCTTCTGGAAAAGGAAGGAACGTAAGAAAGACAAGTTAACGTCAGAAGCTGATCAACAAACCATCAATGAAACAACCGAATAA